The Candidatus Bathyarchaeota archaeon genome includes a region encoding these proteins:
- a CDS encoding OFA family MFS transporter, whose protein sequence is MVTPNNSGLEQKVMNRWVVVVGGILIQLALGAIYAWSAFTGPLQGSAAAPSEFGFTKTETQAIFSVGLLVFAIFTIIGGRLQIKQGPMKVALLGGVLLGLGYILASFMGASFIGKLIFIGVLAGAGIGLAYVVPIATAVKWFPDKKGLVSGLAVAGFGFGAFIWILLANPPSVLGFSGLISKQSGAYAYTVANVDFAFLVYGIVFLVLVLMGSLTMKNPPAGWKPKGWTPPQATAGKPCVTSLKPKQMLRSRNFYLLWMMFLIGALAGLMVIGNVQNFAKSPTDGFTASGFTLTEATDFAVIGAAVCLPIFNGAGRIAWGQISDRIGRRKALMGMFAFQAAMMTVFFFTTSNPLLFYVVAALIGFNFGGNFALFPASCADSFGAENLAINYGFLFTSYGIGGIVGPILAGLVQDAGMSFLYAFIPAAVMCVVAVVLALVYKEHKC, encoded by the coding sequence ATGGTTACCCCCAATAATTCAGGTCTTGAACAAAAAGTTATGAATCGTTGGGTCGTTGTTGTTGGCGGCATTCTGATACAACTTGCATTAGGCGCGATTTATGCATGGTCTGCATTTACGGGTCCTTTGCAAGGTTCAGCGGCTGCACCCAGCGAGTTTGGCTTTACTAAAACAGAAACCCAAGCTATTTTCAGTGTAGGTCTTCTGGTCTTTGCCATCTTTACTATAATCGGTGGTCGGCTGCAGATTAAGCAGGGTCCGATGAAAGTGGCTTTACTCGGAGGAGTCTTACTGGGTTTGGGTTACATCCTTGCCTCTTTTATGGGCGCGAGTTTTATCGGCAAATTAATCTTCATCGGTGTTCTGGCTGGTGCAGGTATCGGTCTTGCCTATGTAGTACCGATTGCGACGGCAGTGAAGTGGTTCCCTGACAAGAAAGGCTTGGTCAGTGGTCTTGCCGTTGCAGGTTTTGGCTTCGGCGCTTTCATATGGATTCTTTTAGCCAATCCACCTAGTGTTCTTGGCTTTAGCGGATTAATTAGCAAACAATCAGGTGCATACGCATACACAGTTGCAAACGTTGACTTCGCGTTCTTAGTTTACGGAATCGTCTTCTTAGTCCTTGTACTCATGGGCTCATTAACCATGAAAAATCCCCCAGCAGGCTGGAAGCCAAAAGGTTGGACTCCACCACAAGCAACCGCTGGTAAACCCTGCGTAACCTCACTTAAACCCAAACAAATGCTCAGATCAAGAAACTTCTACCTGTTATGGATGATGTTCCTTATCGGTGCACTTGCTGGCTTAATGGTTATCGGTAACGTACAAAACTTTGCAAAAAGCCCAACAGATGGATTCACTGCAAGCGGATTCACTTTAACCGAAGCAACGGACTTTGCAGTTATCGGTGCAGCTGTTTGTTTGCCGATTTTCAACGGTGCAGGACGAATTGCTTGGGGACAAATCTCTGACAGAATTGGTCGACGCAAAGCACTCATGGGCATGTTCGCGTTCCAAGCAGCAATGATGACTGTGTTCTTCTTCACTACATCAAACCCACTGCTATTCTACGTCGTTGCGGCATTGATAGGATTTAACTTCGGCGGCAACTTTGCATTGTTCCCCGCAAGCTGTGCAGACTCGTTCGGAGCAGAAAACCTCGCCATAAACTATGGTTTCCTCTTTACGTCTTACGGTATAGGCGGAATTGTTGGACCGATTTTGGCTGGTTTAGTGCAAGATGCAGGCATGAGTTTCCTCTACGCGTTTATTCCTGCAGCTGTGATGTGTGTGGTTGCAGTGGTGCTCGCGTTAGTTTATAAGGAACACAAATGCTGA
- a CDS encoding B12-binding domain-containing radical SAM protein, with the protein MEEKQKADILLTADRTLMSNYHHNEFLGFGTCAPPNFVPEWLFSYLFFPPIETNSHQPWTAPYGLRKTEAQLIKEGFNVDTVSPQYLGKYLKDAKVLGVHAMDPFGLGPASTTLAALFKKEPYLAKYFQALLTSPQVREAKKRGLKIIVGGPGAWQFKYRAKAAKYLGIDCVLEGEGENVVGKLFKAALEGQELPGHYEVGVGEVPSLEEIPDIQKPSINGLLEIGRGCCRGCQFCNVTLRPLRWYPLEKVERELNVNLNSGKVHGACLHAEDVMLYGSKNTTPDPEKLLKLHQNVMKRCESLSWSHCSLAAIASSPKVFGQISEIIQQKQNWWGVEIGIETGSSEIAKKIMPAKAHPFSADKWHDVVVEGMGLAHDNKLVPACTLIVGLPDETEDDITKTMDLVDDLKGMRSLIVPLFFVPLGHLTNKDWFTKTQLSQRHKELLIQCAEHDFYWVDNLLDWSFTGKWYSRVMKEFYKGFSAIAKHKVREIE; encoded by the coding sequence ATGGAGGAAAAACAAAAGGCGGACATCCTTTTAACAGCTGACCGAACCTTAATGAGTAACTACCATCATAACGAGTTTCTCGGGTTCGGGACATGCGCACCGCCAAATTTTGTTCCAGAGTGGCTTTTTAGCTACCTTTTCTTTCCACCTATCGAGACCAACAGCCACCAGCCCTGGACAGCGCCGTACGGACTAAGAAAAACCGAAGCGCAACTAATTAAGGAAGGGTTTAATGTTGACACGGTAAGCCCACAGTATTTAGGTAAATACCTAAAAGATGCAAAAGTTCTGGGGGTACACGCCATGGACCCCTTTGGGCTGGGACCTGCTTCAACAACACTAGCGGCACTTTTCAAAAAAGAACCGTACTTAGCCAAGTATTTTCAGGCTCTGCTGACTAGCCCGCAGGTGAGAGAAGCAAAAAAGAGGGGCTTAAAAATTATCGTCGGTGGACCTGGAGCTTGGCAGTTCAAGTATAGGGCAAAAGCAGCAAAATACCTTGGGATTGATTGCGTTTTGGAGGGGGAAGGGGAAAATGTCGTGGGTAAACTGTTTAAAGCGGCCTTGGAAGGGCAAGAGTTGCCTGGTCACTATGAAGTGGGCGTGGGTGAGGTACCAAGTTTAGAGGAAATTCCAGACATCCAGAAGCCCTCGATCAACGGTTTACTAGAAATTGGAAGAGGTTGCTGTCGGGGATGCCAATTTTGCAACGTAACCCTGCGTCCGCTCAGATGGTACCCGCTTGAAAAAGTTGAACGTGAATTGAACGTGAACTTGAACTCAGGAAAGGTTCATGGCGCTTGCCTTCACGCCGAAGACGTCATGCTCTACGGGTCAAAAAACACCACCCCTGATCCAGAAAAACTTTTGAAACTACACCAAAATGTAATGAAACGCTGTGAAAGCCTAAGTTGGAGCCACTGTTCACTTGCTGCCATTGCTTCATCGCCTAAAGTGTTTGGGCAAATCTCAGAGATCATCCAGCAAAAGCAGAACTGGTGGGGCGTAGAGATAGGGATAGAAACGGGCTCATCTGAGATCGCGAAAAAGATTATGCCCGCCAAAGCGCACCCCTTTAGCGCTGACAAATGGCATGATGTCGTAGTTGAAGGTATGGGGTTGGCACATGACAACAAGCTCGTTCCAGCCTGCACCTTAATCGTAGGGTTACCAGACGAAACCGAGGATGACATAACTAAAACCATGGACCTCGTCGATGACCTAAAAGGCATGCGCAGCCTAATCGTACCGCTCTTCTTTGTTCCACTGGGACACTTAACCAATAAAGACTGGTTCACCAAAACACAGCTAAGTCAACGCCACAAAGAACTGCTGATTCAATGCGCTGAACACGACTTTTACTGGGTGGATAACCTGCTAGATTGGTCGTTTACGGGTAAATGGTACAGTCGCGTAATGAAGGAGTTCTATAAGGGCTTCTCGGCGATAGCGAAGCATAAGGTTAGAGAGATAGAATAA
- a CDS encoding tryptophan--tRNA ligase has protein sequence MVVTPWEVKGKVDYERLIKEFGTQPLTPELLARIAKHTDKLHLQLERKIFFSHRDLDTVLNLYDKGTKFVLYTGRGPSGPVHIGHLVPWIFTLHMQQKFKTRLYFQITDDEKYLVSDDRDLKETEKWSYENALDLIALGFKPEDTFIIYDTKDIDLLYDITLEVAKRITYSTARSSFGFQDSTNIGWVYWPAIQAAPCFIHKKLTGENVPALIPAAIDQDPYWRVTRDVAQKLGYYKPAQIHCRFLPGLGAGGKMSASMPETSIFTVDQPDVVKKKVWNAFTGGKGTAAEQRKTGADPSICSIYQYYFYLFEEDSAKLVERERKCRGGEMLCGECKKDIAEKLNRFLEEHQKRREKAKDTIEQYHIKRC, from the coding sequence ATGGTTGTAACCCCTTGGGAAGTTAAAGGTAAAGTCGATTATGAACGACTCATTAAAGAATTCGGAACCCAACCACTTACACCTGAACTCCTCGCCCGAATAGCAAAACACACCGACAAGTTGCACCTGCAGCTTGAACGAAAAATTTTCTTCAGCCACCGCGACCTCGACACCGTACTCAACCTCTACGATAAAGGCACCAAGTTTGTGCTCTACACAGGCAGAGGACCAAGCGGCCCTGTTCACATCGGGCATCTGGTTCCATGGATATTCACGCTTCACATGCAGCAGAAATTCAAAACCCGCCTCTACTTCCAAATCACCGACGACGAAAAATACCTCGTCAGCGACGATCGCGACCTAAAAGAAACTGAGAAGTGGAGCTACGAAAACGCCCTCGACCTCATCGCACTCGGCTTCAAACCCGAAGACACCTTCATAATCTACGACACAAAAGACATCGACCTCCTCTACGACATAACCCTCGAAGTTGCCAAACGCATCACCTACAGCACCGCACGCAGCAGCTTCGGTTTCCAAGACAGCACCAACATCGGTTGGGTGTATTGGCCTGCAATCCAAGCAGCGCCATGCTTTATCCACAAAAAGCTCACGGGCGAAAACGTGCCTGCGTTGATTCCAGCCGCCATCGACCAAGACCCATATTGGAGAGTCACCCGCGACGTAGCCCAAAAACTAGGCTACTATAAACCCGCCCAAATTCACTGCCGCTTCCTTCCCGGACTGGGTGCAGGAGGAAAAATGAGCGCTTCCATGCCTGAAACCAGCATATTCACAGTGGACCAGCCTGACGTGGTGAAAAAGAAGGTTTGGAACGCTTTCACAGGCGGTAAAGGCACCGCGGCAGAGCAGCGCAAAACGGGCGCTGACCCATCAATCTGCAGCATATACCAATACTACTTCTACCTGTTCGAAGAAGACTCTGCAAAGTTGGTTGAGCGGGAACGTAAATGCCGAGGCGGCGAAATGCTCTGTGGGGAGTGCAAAAAAGACATAGCGGAAAAACTCAACCGCTTCCTAGAAGAGCATCAGAAACGACGGGAGAAAGCAAAGGATACAATCGAGCAGTATCACATAAAACGCTGCTAA
- a CDS encoding 4Fe-4S binding protein, with the protein MSSKEKTWKEISIAGVPSKSSIGFLTGDWKTYMPVRDLEKCTLCLTCVMLCPEGAIAFLPEKNKIKIDLGFCKGCGICANECPTKAITMKMPEEEEE; encoded by the coding sequence ATGAGTAGTAAAGAAAAAACATGGAAAGAAATCTCCATCGCAGGTGTTCCATCCAAATCCAGCATCGGATTTTTGACAGGCGACTGGAAAACCTACATGCCTGTACGTGATTTAGAAAAATGCACCCTCTGCCTAACATGTGTGATGCTCTGTCCTGAGGGCGCTATAGCTTTTCTTCCAGAGAAAAACAAAATCAAAATCGACTTAGGCTTCTGTAAAGGCTGTGGAATATGTGCAAACGAGTGCCCAACCAAAGCCATAACCATGAAGATGCCTGAGGAAGAGGAGGAGTAA
- a CDS encoding winged helix-turn-helix domain-containing protein produces the protein MTLEIIDYKAKRRDKLIIMMEIISIAKSGTSKTHIMFKANLSFSQLNEYINFLTKHGLLQKTQLDGKAVYVPTSKGLEFVEKQQSIIGMFSDDCYKSPLKVSLFNGDNQKNRSFNAPLTAQC, from the coding sequence ATGACGTTAGAAATAATCGACTACAAAGCTAAACGGCGAGACAAACTCATCATAATGATGGAAATCATCTCAATAGCTAAAAGCGGCACCAGCAAAACCCACATCATGTTCAAAGCCAACCTCAGCTTCAGCCAACTCAACGAATACATAAACTTCTTAACCAAACACGGTCTGCTTCAGAAAACCCAGCTTGACGGCAAAGCAGTCTACGTGCCCACAAGTAAGGGGTTGGAGTTTGTCGAGAAACAGCAAAGCATCATCGGCATGTTCAGCGACGACTGCTACAAGAGTCCACTCAAAGTTTCTCTCTTCAACGGCGACAACCAAAAAAATCGAAGCTTTAACGCGCCTCTCACTGCACAATGCTAG
- a CDS encoding type IV pilin, whose protein sequence is MRKITKFKRSIKAISPVISVLLLIAIAVVAAIVAYAWVTGYIGFQSEKAGNSVLIQSFTSDGNLIVYVQNNGQGTVHLKHDSSVYVRCFKDDTSS, encoded by the coding sequence GTGCGAAAAATAACAAAATTTAAGCGTTCAATCAAAGCGATTTCACCAGTAATCTCAGTACTACTTTTGATAGCCATAGCCGTCGTAGCCGCCATAGTGGCGTACGCATGGGTAACAGGCTACATCGGTTTCCAAAGCGAAAAAGCTGGCAACAGCGTGCTAATTCAGAGTTTTACCTCTGATGGAAACTTAATTGTTTATGTCCAGAATAATGGGCAAGGAACAGTACACCTAAAGCATGACAGCAGTGTCTATGTACGATGTTTTAAAGACGATACTTCTAGTTGA
- the acs gene encoding acetate--CoA ligase: protein MSDASLPFNEKYSPSIAKFSSGEIRKQMWEESIKNPREFWAEKAKAIDWFKAPTQVLDDSNPPFYKWFPDGELNISYNALDRHVKGSRKNKLAYIWEGEMGEVKTYTYYQLYREVNKLAKALQNYGVKKGDRIAMFLPVIPELPIALLATVRIGGVHAVVFSGFSAEALADRVNDCGATVLITADGSFRRGKPVAIKDTADRALPNMPGIKKVIVVKRTGQPIQMQEGRDVWYHDAIAAAGANAYVEPEVMKSTDPLFILYTSGTTGKPKGVQHGTGGYLTWAYWTLKWAFDPKDDDIYWCVADIGWITGHTYNVYAPLSHGVTAFLFEGTPDYPAQDRWWSMIENHGITILYGTPTAVRMFMKFGEEWVNKHDLSTLRELGSVGEAINPEAWKWYYRVIGKERLPIIDTWWQTETGGFMISPASGIELTPLKPGSATLPLPGVNADIVDEKGQPVPQGTKGYLVIKSPWPGMLQTVWKDPDRFKQTYFGKWPGIYYVGDYAIRDPDGYFWLLGRADEVLKVAGHRIGTVELESALVSHPAVSEAAVMGKEDAVKGEVPVAFVVLRSGFTPSAELQAELTKHVRTTIGPIATPDAVVIVPKLPKTRSGKIMRRLLKAVLTGAALGDTSTIEDEGSIEDIKATYNELRKQLEKKQ, encoded by the coding sequence ATGTCCGACGCTAGTCTACCCTTTAATGAGAAATATTCTCCAAGTATCGCCAAATTTTCTTCAGGTGAAATCCGCAAACAAATGTGGGAAGAATCCATAAAGAACCCCCGTGAATTCTGGGCTGAAAAAGCCAAAGCAATCGACTGGTTTAAGGCACCAACACAAGTGCTGGATGACTCAAACCCGCCGTTCTACAAATGGTTCCCAGACGGAGAACTCAACATATCATACAACGCATTAGACCGACACGTCAAAGGCAGCCGCAAAAACAAACTTGCCTACATCTGGGAAGGCGAAATGGGAGAAGTAAAAACATACACCTACTACCAATTATACCGGGAAGTAAACAAACTCGCAAAAGCACTGCAAAACTATGGCGTCAAAAAAGGCGACCGCATAGCAATGTTCTTGCCAGTAATTCCCGAATTACCCATCGCGTTACTCGCAACCGTCCGCATCGGTGGAGTCCACGCAGTAGTCTTTTCTGGCTTTAGCGCTGAGGCACTCGCAGACCGAGTAAACGACTGCGGCGCAACAGTCCTAATCACTGCCGACGGATCATTCCGCAGAGGCAAGCCCGTCGCAATCAAAGACACCGCAGACCGAGCCCTGCCAAACATGCCTGGCATAAAGAAAGTCATCGTCGTCAAACGCACAGGTCAACCAATCCAAATGCAAGAAGGACGCGACGTATGGTACCATGATGCAATTGCAGCAGCAGGAGCAAACGCATACGTTGAACCTGAAGTCATGAAATCAACAGACCCACTATTCATCCTATACACTTCAGGAACCACAGGCAAGCCAAAAGGTGTCCAGCACGGCACAGGCGGCTATCTGACATGGGCATACTGGACTCTTAAGTGGGCTTTTGATCCCAAAGACGATGACATCTATTGGTGCGTTGCAGACATCGGTTGGATCACTGGACACACCTACAACGTTTATGCACCACTTAGCCACGGAGTAACCGCATTCCTCTTCGAAGGTACCCCAGACTACCCCGCACAAGACCGCTGGTGGAGCATGATTGAAAACCACGGCATCACAATCCTCTATGGTACCCCAACTGCCGTTCGCATGTTCATGAAATTCGGCGAAGAATGGGTCAACAAACATGACCTGTCTACACTACGCGAACTCGGCTCAGTAGGTGAAGCCATAAACCCTGAAGCTTGGAAATGGTATTACCGTGTAATCGGCAAAGAACGCTTACCAATCATCGACACTTGGTGGCAAACAGAAACCGGCGGCTTCATGATCAGCCCAGCATCAGGCATCGAGTTAACACCACTTAAACCAGGCTCAGCCACGTTACCTTTGCCAGGAGTTAATGCAGACATAGTCGACGAAAAAGGACAACCAGTACCACAAGGAACCAAAGGCTACCTAGTGATAAAGTCTCCTTGGCCTGGAATGCTTCAAACAGTCTGGAAAGACCCCGACCGTTTCAAGCAAACATACTTTGGTAAATGGCCAGGAATCTACTACGTAGGCGACTACGCAATCCGAGACCCAGACGGATACTTCTGGCTGCTTGGAAGAGCAGATGAAGTCCTAAAGGTTGCAGGACACAGAATCGGCACTGTCGAACTCGAAAGCGCACTCGTCAGCCACCCAGCAGTCAGTGAAGCAGCAGTCATGGGCAAAGAAGACGCAGTTAAAGGCGAAGTCCCAGTAGCATTCGTCGTGTTACGCAGTGGATTCACTCCTTCAGCAGAGCTACAAGCGGAACTGACAAAACACGTCAGAACCACAATCGGCCCCATCGCAACCCCAGACGCAGTCGTAATCGTGCCAAAACTACCCAAAACACGTAGCGGTAAAATCATGCGCAGACTCCTAAAAGCAGTC
- a CDS encoding thiamine pyrophosphate-dependent enzyme codes for MTTQEWKFTARDIATKPDLFMSGHRACAGCAPVTVLRLIMKATRGPTIVTQATGCMEIVGSIYPYTSWAVPWLHTAFENAAANASGIEAAIKIMRKKGKIKDEHIDVIALAGDGGTVDIGLQALSGAMERGHDLLFVLYDNEGYMNTGIQRSSSTPIGASTTTSPAGTVIPGKLEKKKPITEIMLAHEIEYVATATPYYWKDLITKVRKGLEVEGPAFLHVFAPCPRGWRSDPAKSMEYSKLSVETCVFPIWEAVNGKRQLSTPSKVISLAPQKKKPVKAYLEGQGRFRHLFTPQNSHILSEIQRTTDERWEKLLQKCASGAT; via the coding sequence ATGACAACTCAAGAATGGAAATTCACCGCCAGAGACATCGCAACAAAACCTGACCTATTCATGTCCGGACATCGAGCCTGTGCAGGATGCGCACCCGTAACCGTGCTAAGATTAATCATGAAAGCCACACGCGGACCCACAATCGTAACCCAAGCAACAGGCTGCATGGAAATCGTCGGTTCCATCTACCCCTACACTTCATGGGCAGTACCCTGGCTTCACACTGCATTTGAAAACGCCGCTGCAAACGCTTCAGGCATCGAGGCAGCCATAAAAATCATGCGTAAAAAAGGCAAAATCAAAGACGAACATATAGATGTCATTGCATTGGCGGGTGACGGAGGAACAGTCGACATCGGTTTGCAAGCGCTTTCAGGTGCTATGGAACGCGGTCATGACTTACTCTTTGTCCTCTACGACAACGAAGGATACATGAACACCGGCATACAGCGGAGCAGTTCAACCCCGATTGGTGCCTCAACTACCACCAGCCCCGCTGGCACAGTCATCCCTGGCAAACTGGAGAAAAAGAAGCCAATCACAGAAATCATGTTAGCCCACGAAATTGAATACGTCGCCACCGCCACGCCCTACTACTGGAAAGACCTCATCACCAAAGTCCGAAAAGGCTTAGAAGTTGAAGGACCAGCATTCCTCCACGTCTTCGCACCCTGCCCCAGAGGCTGGAGAAGCGACCCAGCGAAATCCATGGAGTACTCAAAACTCTCAGTCGAAACCTGTGTGTTCCCCATTTGGGAGGCAGTAAACGGCAAACGGCAGCTATCCACACCCAGTAAAGTCATCTCGCTGGCCCCCCAGAAGAAGAAACCCGTCAAAGCTTACCTTGAAGGGCAAGGCAGATTCCGCCACCTCTTCACACCCCAGAATTCCCACATACTTTCAGAGATTCAACGCACTACGGATGAACGCTGGGAAAAACTACTCCAGAAATGCGCTTCAGGCGCAACCTAA
- the porA gene encoding pyruvate ferredoxin oxidoreductase translates to MAMNGDEAVAYAVKQCDVDVVAAYPITPQTIIVEKFSEYVANGEVQTQYVCTESEHSAMTACLAAGATGARTFTASASAGLALMHEMLYVTSGSRVPVVMAIANRALSAPLNIHGDHSDSMAERDSGWIQLYAENAQEAYDSIIQAFKIGEDINVSLPVIVGIDGFTLSHTLERVDTLPDEVLRQFVGQRQYPLVVTHEGKTVPFKLDPANPMTMGPNALQNYYFEFKRQQEEGMKNAYKKIQDVNCEYAKLSGRSYGNGLIDPYKLDDAEIAIVVLGSTAGTLKVIVDQLRQEGIKAGILRIRAFRPFPVDDIKNALKNVKVVAVMDKCMSPGGLGAAVFSEVRNALYDQSTRPIVVNYIFGLGGRDSSPRDLRKVFEDIIKIARTGQVEKTVNYLGLRE, encoded by the coding sequence ATGGCTATGAACGGTGACGAAGCAGTCGCTTACGCAGTTAAACAATGCGACGTCGACGTTGTGGCAGCTTACCCAATCACACCCCAAACAATCATAGTTGAAAAATTCAGTGAATACGTCGCAAACGGTGAAGTCCAAACCCAATACGTCTGCACTGAATCCGAGCACAGCGCCATGACCGCATGCCTAGCAGCGGGCGCAACTGGAGCTAGAACGTTCACCGCAAGCGCTTCAGCTGGCTTGGCTTTGATGCATGAAATGCTCTATGTAACCTCTGGGTCACGTGTGCCTGTGGTGATGGCAATTGCAAACCGTGCCCTCTCAGCACCGCTTAACATACACGGTGACCACTCAGACAGCATGGCTGAACGTGACAGCGGCTGGATTCAGCTTTACGCTGAAAACGCGCAGGAAGCATACGACTCTATCATTCAAGCCTTCAAGATCGGCGAAGACATAAACGTGTCGTTGCCTGTCATCGTTGGTATAGATGGCTTCACCCTAAGCCACACCCTTGAAAGAGTAGACACATTACCCGATGAAGTTTTAAGACAATTTGTCGGGCAACGCCAATACCCCCTCGTGGTGACTCATGAGGGCAAAACCGTACCGTTCAAACTTGACCCCGCCAACCCCATGACCATGGGGCCAAACGCGCTGCAAAACTACTACTTTGAATTTAAACGTCAACAAGAAGAAGGCATGAAAAACGCCTACAAAAAAATCCAAGACGTCAACTGCGAATACGCAAAACTCAGCGGCAGAAGCTACGGCAACGGTCTCATCGACCCCTACAAGCTCGACGATGCAGAAATCGCTATTGTTGTTCTCGGCTCAACTGCGGGCACCCTCAAAGTAATCGTGGATCAACTCCGCCAAGAAGGCATCAAAGCAGGAATTCTAAGAATCCGCGCATTCCGCCCCTTCCCAGTCGACGATATCAAAAACGCCCTTAAGAACGTAAAAGTTGTTGCAGTTATGGATAAATGTATGAGCCCCGGCGGTTTAGGTGCAGCAGTCTTTAGTGAAGTAAGAAACGCATTATATGACCAAAGCACAAGACCCATCGTTGTTAACTACATTTTTGGGTTAGGCGGCCGCGACTCAAGTCCACGTGACCTGCGCAAAGTCTTCGAAGACATCATAAAAATAGCCAGAACAGGGCAAGTTGAGAAGACAGTGAACTATTTAGGATTAAGGGAGTAA
- a CDS encoding CBS domain-containing protein gives MSKPVKVVREDTNLHEVIATFSSFDIDSIVVVQGERPIGIITTKDALTRGFEHGLPVSAIKAGMVASRPLITIDAEASVEEAAELMRRKKVKHLPVVRKEKLVGIVSDMDIIFALPSMLNRMEEVCRPEKQPTTLQH, from the coding sequence ATGAGCAAACCTGTTAAGGTGGTTCGCGAAGACACAAATCTGCATGAAGTGATCGCGACGTTTAGCAGCTTTGACATAGACTCGATTGTTGTTGTGCAGGGTGAGCGTCCTATTGGGATAATAACGACAAAAGACGCGTTAACGCGGGGTTTTGAGCACGGGTTGCCTGTTAGCGCCATAAAAGCGGGAATGGTGGCCTCACGCCCTCTGATTACAATTGATGCTGAAGCAAGCGTGGAAGAAGCCGCAGAACTTATGCGCCGAAAAAAAGTCAAGCATTTACCAGTTGTTCGCAAAGAAAAACTTGTAGGTATCGTTTCGGACATGGACATCATTTTTGCTTTGCCCTCGATGTTGAATAGAATGGAGGAAGTCTGCCGACCAGAAAAACAGCCGACAACGCTTCAGCATTAA
- a CDS encoding 2-oxoacid:acceptor oxidoreductase family protein yields MVEFRWHGRGGQGAWTASELLARTALDEGKYIQSFPEFGPERMGAPVTAFTRISTEPIRLHCAVYDPDVVIVLDNTLLKTVPVTAGLNREEDCIIINSNQEPAALKETLKVVKGKVWTVPATEIALKILGAPITNTALLGVVAKATNIVTLDGIQKTLKGRFRADLAEKNFAVVQEAYKEAKVI; encoded by the coding sequence ATGGTAGAGTTTAGATGGCACGGTAGAGGCGGTCAAGGAGCTTGGACAGCCAGCGAACTTTTGGCTAGAACAGCCCTCGATGAAGGCAAATACATCCAATCATTCCCAGAGTTTGGGCCTGAACGGATGGGCGCGCCAGTAACTGCTTTCACACGAATCAGCACCGAACCAATCAGGCTGCACTGCGCAGTTTATGACCCAGATGTCGTGATAGTTTTAGATAACACTTTACTAAAAACGGTGCCAGTTACAGCTGGATTAAACCGTGAAGAAGACTGCATAATCATAAACTCAAACCAGGAACCAGCCGCGTTAAAAGAAACCTTGAAAGTTGTTAAGGGGAAAGTTTGGACGGTTCCTGCAACAGAAATCGCCCTCAAAATCTTGGGTGCTCCAATTACAAACACTGCCCTGCTAGGTGTCGTAGCCAAAGCAACTAACATCGTTACTTTAGACGGTATACAGAAAACCCTCAAAGGGCGCTTCCGCGCTGACTTGGCAGAGAAAAACTTTGCAGTTGTTCAAGAAGCATACAAAGAGGCAAAAGTCATATGA
- a CDS encoding acetate uptake transporter: MSIKSANPAPLGLLGFGLTTVLLNLHNTGLFKLDTMILAMGLAYGGLAQVIVGIMEFKKGNTFGTVAFSSYGLFWWSLVALIVLPKITVISGLNTPSETAMAAYFFMWGLFTLAMFFGTLKKNRAIQFVFGSLFVLFFMLTARELMGNPVWFNVVTGIEGVICGASAVYLAFAEILNEEHQKTVLPICPVK, translated from the coding sequence ATGAGCATTAAGTCAGCTAACCCTGCACCACTTGGACTTTTAGGTTTTGGTCTAACCACAGTTCTTCTAAACCTGCACAATACAGGCCTATTCAAGCTTGACACAATGATTCTCGCAATGGGCTTAGCATACGGCGGATTGGCACAAGTCATAGTCGGCATAATGGAATTCAAAAAAGGCAACACCTTTGGCACGGTCGCTTTCAGCTCATACGGCTTGTTTTGGTGGTCACTTGTAGCGCTTATTGTTCTGCCTAAAATAACCGTCATAAGCGGACTTAATACACCTTCAGAAACTGCTATGGCGGCTTACTTCTTTATGTGGGGTTTATTCACGTTGGCAATGTTCTTTGGCACATTAAAGAAGAATCGTGCAATACAATTTGTGTTTGGAAGTTTGTTCGTGTTGTTCTTTATGTTGACTGCACGAGAGTTGATGGGGAACCCTGTGTGGTTTAATGTTGTCACTGGAATTGAAGGTGTGATATGTGGGGCTAGTGCGGTGTACCTTGCGTTTGCAGAAATCCTCAATGAGGAGCACCAAAAAACAGTTTTGCCTATATGCCCAGTTAAGTAA